In Periplaneta americana isolate PAMFEO1 chromosome 4, P.americana_PAMFEO1_priV1, whole genome shotgun sequence, one DNA window encodes the following:
- the LOC138698376 gene encoding E3 ubiquitin-protein ligase sina-like, translated as MNTLTRDLLRELECPVCLRYFIPPIPLCSNGHSVCNSCRTKVRNCPTCRCAFINHRSLIFENIVRSLQFPCSNQSEGCAEVLSNDLINEHEAVCSFGPHPCPMNKFPGTKCNWEGKWKNFEQHMNSVHKADTIIKKQQHLSVSTQTTKAVLFVLGEIFLYYKLRKNDMWFFAVILAGTLKQASKFKSIFTLRAENRVDEVMKCQKVGCYSDDFNHVFETFDSFRIDDEEMDKFVSQDRLNLTVEVRTV; from the coding sequence ATGAATACGCTGACTCGTGACCTCCTCAGAGAGTTGGAATGCCCCGTGTGTCTGCGGTACTTCATACCTCCAATTCCTCTCTGCAGCAACGGACATAGTGTTTGCAATTCCTGCAGAACTAAAGTTCGTAACTGTCCGACCTGCAGGTGTGCGTTCATAAACCACAGGAGTCTCATTTTCGAGAACATAGTACGCTCTCTACAGTTTCCCTGCTCGAATCAGTCAGAAGGGTGCGCAGAGGTGCTGTCTAACGACCTCATAAATGAACACGAAGCTGTATGCTCCTTTGGTCCACACCCTTGCCCTATGAACAAGTTCCCTGGCACCAAATGCAACTGGGAAGGGAAATGGAAGAATTTTGAGCAACACATGAACTCCGTTCACAAGGCGGACACTATAATAAAAAAACAGCAACATTTGTCAGTTTCGACGCAAACGACGAAGGCAGTGCTATTTGTTCTGGGAGAGATATTTCTCTACTACAAGCTCAGGAAGAACGACATGTGGTTCTTTGCCGTGATACTTGCTGGCACACTGAAACAGGCTTCAAAATTTAAATCTATTTTCACACTTCGTGCAGAAAATAGAGTGGATGAAGTGATGAAGTGTCAAAAGGTTGGATGTTATTCAGATGACTTTAATCATGTTTTCGAGACATTCGACTCGTTTCGTATTGATGACGAAGAAATGGATAAATTTGTATCCCAAGATCGTCTTAATCTCACTGTTGAAGTTCGTACTGTTTAA